The following coding sequences lie in one Cannabis sativa cultivar Pink pepper isolate KNU-18-1 chromosome 5, ASM2916894v1, whole genome shotgun sequence genomic window:
- the LOC133038397 gene encoding uncharacterized protein LOC133038397, translating into MESDARWVHHPHSGALVIVANIGRDNVHRILVDNGSSVNLLNFQAFKQMGLHEKDLGPVTSIKLAEKKSVNVIYLLEAPLPRQEVLRIEEVPHKDGPDLDPRILDYAATTQAAKETIKVMNFSASWTHTWDTIKSRCMNQIRNIPRSLQIEICSGIRWKWKCLRFMVNQRGIEANPAKINALVEMRSPTKPKEVQSLTGKVAALNRFISRSSDKCKEFFQILKGNKKFQWTEKCEEAFQALKTHLGQPPILSKPMSDEVLSIYLAVLEYAISSVLILEDQGQQYLVYYVSKRLLDAETRYPQMEKLAFALVLSSRKLRPNFQAHSIEVLTNYPLRQVLAKPETSGRLLKWSVELSQFDIEYKPRTAIKGQALADFIVEFPSTKVALINDKIDTAIPNGQGWTLYVDGASNSEAEYEALIVGLKLALEMRIEYLQAFSDSQIVVCQKFKKVVVSRVPRAHNSHADALACLASTGEAELLDVIRVDVLAYPTVSPEEVMEKDIAQEVTWMTPIIAYLEKSNLPDDKMEARKLRQRAALYVIYDGRLYRRSFSQPLLKCIDGEDCDYILRLVHGGICGNHTGGNSLALKIM; encoded by the exons ATGGAaagtgatgcgagatgggtccatcacccgcattctgGCGCATTGGTCATTGTCGCCAATATTGGCAGAGATAACGTCCACCGTATACTCGTGGACAACGGAAGTTCAGTGAATCTCTTGAACTTCCAAGCCTTTaaacaaatggggttgcatGAGAAGGATCTGGGACCTGTTACGTCGA TTAAGCTTGCAGAGAAGAAATCGGTTAATGTCATCTATCTGTTAGAGGCACCACTTCCTCGCCAGGAGGTCCTTAGGATAGAAGAAGTGCCGCATAAAGACGGACCCGATTTGGATCCTAGGATCCTCGATTATGCCGCAACCACCCAAGCCGCGAAAGAAACTATTAAG gtcatgaACTTCTCAGCTTCATGGACGCATACTTGGGATACAATCAAATCTcgatgtatgaaccagatcaggaacatacctcgttcattacagATTGAG atttgCTCAGGAATACGATGGAAGT GGAAATGCCTCAGATTCATggttaatcagcgaggaatagaggcaaatcctgcgaagatcaatGCATTAGTTGAAATGCGatcaccgactaagccaaaAGAAGTCCAAAgtctcacaggtaaagtcgccgCTCTAAACCGTTTTATATCGCGATCCTCTGATAAAtgcaaggagttttttcagattctAAAAGGCAATAAAAAGTTCCAATGGACCGAGAAATGTGAAGAGGCTTTTCAAGCATTAAAAACGCATTTGGGGCAGCCCccaatcctatcaaaacccatgTCCGATGAAGTCTTATCCATTTACCTGGCGGTGTtagaatatgcgattagttcggtATTAATCCTCGAAGATCAAGGACAGCAGTACCtggtgtactatgtcagtaaacgCCTGTTGGACGCTGAGACCCGCTATCCTCAAATGGAAAAATTAGCGTTCGCCCTGGTATTATCGTCGAGAAAGCTGCGACCTAATTTTCAGGCCCATAGCATTGAAGTTTTAACAAACTACCCTTTGAGGCAAGTCTTAGCAAAACCAGAGACATCAGGGAGATTGTTGAAATGGTCGGTAGAGTTAAGCCAGTTCGACATCGAATACAAACCGAGAACTGCGAttaaggggcaagccttggcggaTTTCATTGTCGAGTTTCCAAGTACTAAAGTGGCACTCATAAATGACAAGATCGACACTGCTATACCAAATGGACAAGGATGGACGTTGTACGTCGATGGGGCTTCTAATAGCGAAG ccgagtatgaggctttaatcgtaGGATTGAAGCTCGCTCTCGAGATGAGAATCGAATACTTACAGGCTTTCAGCGACTCCCAAATCGTCGTATGtcag AAATTCAAGAAAGTAGTTGTGTcccgagtaccgcgtgctcataactcacacgcagacgcattggcctgCTTGGCCTCGACTGGAGAAGCTgaattactcgatgtaattcGTGTTGACGTATTGGCTTACCCGACAGTAAGTCCAGAAGAAGTAATGGAAAAAGATATTGCCCAAGAAGTCACCTGGATGACTCCAATAATCGCCTATTTGGAGAAGAGTAACTTGCCCGATGACAAAATGGAAGCGAGAAAACTACGGCAGCGGGCTGCCCTATATGTCATCTATGATGGAAGATTATATCGTAGAAGCTTCAGTCAGCCGCTACTCAAATGTATTGACGGGGAAGATTGTGACTACATACTCCGTTTGGTGCACGGGGGTATCTGTGGGAATCATACTGGTGGTAATTCCCTTGCCCTAAAAATCATGTGA